Proteins encoded within one genomic window of Procambarus clarkii isolate CNS0578487 chromosome 31, FALCON_Pclarkii_2.0, whole genome shotgun sequence:
- the LOC123758838 gene encoding carotenoid isomerooxygenase — protein MSTTVDSNCGKYDFSVLCRHCDEECSDGIPCQLTGTLPEWLKGQLIYNGPGQTKVGSIEYCHAFDASALLQKFEISDGKVMYSSRFVRSKTYEQNKAAGTITRAEFGTPAPATKGMFSRFLDAMDPEKLFSDNALVSVIGIGEHHFAMCETPFMLEINPDNLDTKERINVNKRYGLMTQSPHPIVASDGVYTVGQGVGVTGPKYNILKFPLDGNLKQGKIMASVPSRWRLSPAYMHSMAMTENYAVLIEQPLAVSLSELLSDIVSNAPFIAGLKWHNEPVLIHIIDRRTWKQVKTRYVADPFFFMHIANAYEDGEHIVLDVPTYKDSSLLHNMFISTLREQRGKNAQDYVDSFKSTLHRFVIPLNTKGKEKLVTLPGTSCTASWSAQEIVLQCEKLTRIPIENPCINPKIRSSKHQYIWAMGPDPNGGDSGFVIKLDVTSGETFMFTEDKIYCAAPEFVAKPNAVSEDDGVILLQCVNSQDEKKTYLLVLDAKNMTEICRASVTTTSSVPMPLHGHYIPVIGQ, from the exons AT GTCGACGACTGTGGACAGTAATTGTGGCAAGTATGACTTCTCTGTACTGTGCCGGCACTGTGATGAAGAGTGTTCCGATGGCATTCCCTGCCAACTTACAG GAACACTGCCAGAATGGCTGAAGGGTCAGTTAATTTATAATGGACCAGGCCAAACCAAAGTTGGGTCAATTGAATATTGTCATGCTTTTGATGCCTCAGCATTACTGCAAAA GTTTGAGATTTCTGACGGAAAGGTAATGTACAGCAGTCGTTTTGTGCGCTCAAAGACCTACGAACAGAACAAAGCCGCTGGCACAATCACACGGGCAGAGTTTGGCACCCCTGCTCCAGCCACAAAGGGAATGTTTTCAAG ATTTTTGGATGCCATGGATCCTGAAAAGTTGTTTTCTGACAATGCATTAGTTTCAGTCATAGGTATTGGTGAGCACCACTTTGCAATGTGTGAAACACCATTTATGCTGGAAATCAACCCAGACAATCTTGACACAAAAGAAAGA ATCAATGTCAACAAGAGGTATGGGTTAATGACTCAGAGCCCACATCCCATAGTAGCCAGTGATGGAGTGTATACTGTTGGTCAGGGCGTGGGCGTGACAGGACCAAAGTATAACATTCTTAAATTTCCCCTTGATG GTAATTTGAAGCAAGGAAAGATTATGGCATCTGTACCATCACGCTGGCGACTGTCTCCAGCATACATGCACTCGATGGCCATGACTGAAAATTATGCTGTGCTGATTGAACAGCCATTAGCAGTGTCCCTCTCAGAGCTGTTGAGTGATATTGTCAGCAATGCACCATTCATTGCTGGTCTAAAGTGGCACAATGAGCCA gtTCTCATTCATATTATTGATAGAAGAACGTGGAAACAGGTGAAAACAAGATATGTTGCAGACCCTTTCTTCTTTATGCACATAGCTAATGCTTATGAAGACGGTGAACACATTGTGCTTGATGTACCAACTTACAAGGATTCTTCACTTCTACATAATATGTTCATTAGTACCCTTAGA GAGCAACGAGGGAAGAATGCACAAGATTACGTGGATTCGTTTAAGTCAACACTACACAGATTTGTTATCCCTCTGAACACCAAAGGAAAGGAGAAGTTAGTGACACTGCCAGGAACATCTTGCACTGCATCATGGTCTGCTCAAGAG ATTGTACTGCAATGTGAGAAACTGACACGGATTCCTATTGAGAACCCGTGCATTAACCCAAAAATAAGGTCCTCAAAGCATCAATATATCTGGGCTATGGGCCCAGATCCTAATGGTGGAGATTCAGGTTtt GTGATAAAGCTGGATGTTACCTCTGGAGAAACTTTCATGTTCACGGAAGACAAGATTTATTGTGCTGCGCCAGAATTTGTAGCAAAGCCAAATGCTGTT AGTGAAGATGATGGAGTTATCCTGCTGCAGTGTGTTAATTCACAGGATGAAAAAAAGACATATCTTCTGGTGCTTGATGCGAAAAATATGACTGAAATATGTCGAGCATCAGTAACTACTACATCTTCTGTTCCAATGCCCCTTCATGGTCACTACATCCCAGTCATTGGACAGTAG